Proteins from a single region of Hypanus sabinus isolate sHypSab1 chromosome 26, sHypSab1.hap1, whole genome shotgun sequence:
- the LOC132381562 gene encoding gastrula zinc finger protein XlCGF26.1-like, which produces SFDFLSKLEKHKVTRATERPWKCGDCGKGFSYPSELETHRRSHTGERPFTCSVCGKGFTQSSSLHTHQRVHTGERPFTCVQCGKGFNALSNLMTHQRVHTDERPFKCSICEKCFKSTKDLLIHQRTHTGERPFTCAICGKGFTQSSHLLTHQLVHTDERPFKCSDCEKSFKSKKDLLTHVRTHTGERPFICPLCGKRFTCSSHLLTHQHVHTNDRPFKCSDCEKSFKSKKHLRKHQRVHTGERPFACSICGKRFTRSSHLLRHHRVHTGERPFICNECGKGFTDSSDLLTHQRVHTGERPFTCAVCGKGFTQSSHLTEHQLVHTDERPFKCSICEKRFKSKKDVLTHRRVHTGERPFTCYECGKGFTQSNNLLRHQQLHK; this is translated from the coding sequence AGCTTCGACTTTTTATCCAAACTGGAGAAGCACAAGGTTACCCGTGCCACGGAGAGACCGTGGAAATGTGGGGATTGTGGGAAAGGTTTCAGTTACCCCTCCGAACTGGAAACTCATCGACGCAGTCACACTGGAGagcgaccgttcacctgctctgtatgtgggaagggattcactcagtcatccagcctTCATACccaccagcgtgttcacactggggaaaggcctTTTACTTGTGTACAGTGCGGGAAGGGATTTAATGCTTTGTCAAACCTTATgactcaccagcgagttcacactgacgAGAGACCTTTTAAATGTTCCATCTGTGAGAAGTGCTTTAAAAGCACCAAAGATCTGCTGATACACCAACGCACTCACACcggggagagaccattcacctgtgcaatctgtgggaaggggttcactcagtcatctcaccttCTGACACATCAACTTGTTCACACTGATGAAAGACCATTTAAGTGTTCTGACTGTGAGAAGAGTTTTAAAAGTAAAAAGGATCTATTGACCCATGTGCGcactcacactggagagaggccgtttaTTTGCCCCTTGTGTGGAAAAAGATTCACTTGTTCATCCCATCTCTTGACACATCAGCATGTTCACACCAATGACCGACCTTTTAAATGTTCTGATTGTGAAAAGAGTTTTAAAAGCAAGAAGCATCTCCGTAAACATCAGCgcgttcacactggtgagagacCATTTGCCTGCTCCATATGCGGGAAGAGGTTCACTCGTTCATCCCACCTTCTGAGACACCATCgagttcatactggagagaggccatttatCTGCAATgaatgcgggaagggattcaccgatTCATCTGACCTTTTGACGCACCAGCGAGTTCATACCGGAGAAAGGCCTTTCACCTGTGCTgtatgtgggaaaggattcacacagtcatcccaTCTTACTGAGCACCAGCTTGTTCACACTGATGAAAGACCTTTTAAATGTTccatctgtgagaagagatttaaAAGCAAAAAAGACGTTCTCACACAtaggcgagttcacactggtgagagaccattcacctgctatgagtgtgggaagggattcactcagtcaaacAACTTGCTCAGACATCAGCAACTGCACAAGTGA